In bacterium, the sequence CTCGCTCCTCGCCCTCGCGCGCGACGAGGGAATCCCGCTGACGCTCGTCCGGATCCAGACCCGGACCTGGCCCAACGGTCCCGAGGTCGAGGCCTGGCATCAGTCGCTCTTCGCCGCTGCCGAGCGCTACGGCGTCGAGACCGTCGACTTCTCCGGAGACCCCGAAGTCCCGCGAGCCTGGTACGGAACCGCCGACCACATCGCCGAAGCCCACGAACGCGACTGGACCGAGCTCTTCGCGCGTCGGGTGCTGGATCTCTGATGCTCTTCCAGTCCTTCGAATACCTGGTCTTTCTCGCCGCCATTCTCTCGGTCTGGTGGCGCCTGCCCCGACGCGGTCAGAACGCACTCCTGCTCCTGGCCGGCGGAATCTTCTACGGCTGGATCCACCCCTGGTTCCTGATGCTGCTCGCGACGAGCACGCTCACCGACTACGCCTGCGGACTCGGCCTCTCGCGCGGGGGGACGGGACGTCGACGCTGGCTCGCGCTCTCGCTGACCGTCAACCTGGGCATGCTCGGCTACTTCAAGTACCGGGACTTCTTCCTCGAGAACGTCCTGGCCCTCGGCCTCGGCTTCTCCGAGCCGACGCTGCGGTTCATCCTGCCGGTCGGCATCAGCTTCTACACGTTCCAGACCCTGGCCTACACGATCGACGTCTATCGGGGACGCCTCGAACCCCACCGCGACCTGCTCGACTACGCGGTCTACGTCTCGTTCTTTCCCCAGCTCGTCGCCGGTCCGATCGAACGCGCCCAGCGACTGCTGCCCCAGGTCGCGAACGAGCGGCGCTTCGATGCGGTCGCCGTCCGCGAGGGCATCCTGCTGATGGTCTGGGGCTTCTTCAAGAAGCTCGTGATCGCGGACAACGTCTCGATCACGGTGGACCGCATCTTCAGCCTGAACGATCCGAGCTGGCCGCTGCTCTGGGTCGGCGTCCTCGGCTTCGGCGTCCAGATCTTCGCCGACTTCTCGGCCTACACGGACATCGCGCGGGGAACCGCCCGCCTGATGGGCTTCGAGCTCGCCGAGAACTTCCGCCATCCCTACCTGGCGCGCGGACCGAGCGAGTTCTGGCGACGCTGGCACATCACGCTCTCGACCTGGTTTCGCGACTACGTCTACATCCCGCTCGGCGGGAACCGTCGTCGCCACGGGATCAACCTCCTGATCGTGTTCCTCGTCAGCGGGCTGTGGCACGGGGCGAGCTGGAACTTCGTGATCTGGGGCGCCTACTGGGGCGTGCTGCTCCTGCTCGCCCAACGGCTTCCCTCACCCCCGCGCTGGGCAGCGCCGCTCCAGATCCTCGGCACGTTCGCGCTGACCCACGTCGGCTGGTTGATCTTCCGTGAGAGCGATGGCGACTGGCTCTGGCGACTCCTGACGCTCGATCCGATGGCAGCACCCGAAGCGGACTGGCGATTCGCCGGATTCCTCCTCGTGCACGTGCTCGTCTGCGCGACACCGCTCGTGATCCAGACCACGTTGGACGTGGTCTCGCGCGCACGGCTCGGCGAGCGCTGGGAGGAGCGCACGTTGCCGTGGCGCGCGCTCGGCGCGTCCCTGCTCTTCCTGGGGATTCTGACCCTGCGCAGCAGCCGCGGACCGGACTTCATCTACTTCCAGTTCTGAGTCCGGCGGACGACCCACCCGATCCGCAACGACTCGCTACGCTGGGCTCCGGCCCCGGCGCGACGTCTCTTGCGCGCAGATCGAGGGACGGGATGGACCACGCGATCGACCTCCACGACCATCGGCAGACCCAGAACATGGGTCCCCTCCTCGCGCGCTGGCGTCGGGACTCGCCCGTGGTCCGCCTCGACGGCGGGCAGGTCTACGTGGCTCGGATGGCCGACTGCTGGACGGTGCTTCGCGATCCGTTCACCTTCGCGAACGGCAACGGCTTCAAGGCCGTCGAGATGCCCGACGAGGAGCGCATGCTCGGCGAGATGGATCCGCCGCGACATCCGGTGCTGCGTCGGATCCTTCGCGGTTCCTTCGACAAGCATGCCGTCGAGGCGGCACGCCCCTTCGTGCGACGGGAAGCGACCCGACTCCTGCTCGACTGGGAACCCGACTCGCAGCGCGATCTGATCTCGACCTTCACGGATCGCATCAGCAATCTCTCGAGCTTCCACCTCGTCGGCTTCCCGGTCGAAGACACCGATCGGATCGTCGCCTGGGCGCGCGAGCTCCTCCACAGCGAGTGGACGTCGATGAATCGGACCGAGCGCGGCGAGGGCCTGGCCGGCGCCTTCCCCGAGTTCGCCGACTATCTGGACGAACTCGTCGACTCCCATCGCGGGCGGAACGACGATCCGAGCTTCCTCACGCGCCTCGCGCGAAGTCGACACCACGGCGAGCCCCTCTCCCCGACCGTCCTCCGGACGCTCGCCGCGCACATCGTGCTCGGCGGCATCTCGACCACGACCAACCTCCTCGGGAGCATCCTCTATCGCCTGCTCCGCGAGCCCGATCTGCACGCGACCTTGCGTCGCCGACCGGAGCTCGTGCCCGCCGCGGTCGAGGAGAGCCTGCGACTCGACCCGCCCGTGCTCTTCGTCATGCGCGTCTGCCGCAAGCCCGCCCTGATCGCCGACGTTCCGATCGAGGAAGGCGACTCGGTCCTGGTCGGGATCGCGTCCGCGAACCGCGACGAGGCGGTCTTCCCCGATCCGGATACCTACCGTCTCGATCGGGGCCTGCCCCGCCACATCTCCTTCTCCGGCGGTGCCCACCACTGCATCGGCGCCGCCGTCGCACGCCTGGTCGCCCAGGAGGTCACCCTCGCGTTCGTCGAATGCTTCGCCCCCGGCGACGTGGCCCTCGCCCCGGACTTCACGTTCGAGGGCGTGCCGGTCTTCCTCGAGTACGGTCCGGAACGACTCGACGCGATCCGGGCGGGGACGTCACGGAGCGCCGGGCCCGAGGCATGAGTTGAGATCTGCACCCGCCTCGGATCCGCCGGAGACCCACGACCGCGTCCGCACCTTCGACTCGCTCTCCGACCTCGGCTTCCGCTGGTTCTTCATCGCCTCCCTGGGCGTCTTCGGTGCGACGAACAGCTTGATCCTCGTACGCGGCTATCTCGTCTTCGAGATCACCGACTCCTATGCCGCACTCGGAGGCCTCGGCCTCGCCGGCGTCGTCCCGGGAATCCTCGCGACGCTCTACGGGGGCGTCGTCGCCGATCGCTGGCCGAAGTTCCGGATCGTCCAGATCGGGCAGAGCCTGATGGCGGCGTTCGCGTTCGGGATCGGGACGCTCCTCTACCTGGATCGCCTCGAGTTCTGGCATCTCCTCGTGTCGACGTTCGCGCAGGGCGGCATCTTCGGAATGCTGGCGCCTGCGTGGCAATCGATCATTCCCGAGATCATGAGCCCGAATCGACTGATGAACGCCGCGGCCCTGAACATGGGCGGAATGAACGTGGTGCGACTCGTGATGCCCGCCGCGGCCGGCGTCGCGCTGGGCGTGACCGAGACCGAGTTCGTCTACTTCGCGATCAGCGGCCTCTTCGTCCTCTCCGTCGTCGCCCTCGCCCGCGCCCATCGGGCGACCGAGGGGGTTCGTCGCGAGCGCGAGGCAGCGACGAGATCGACGGGAGACGACTCCGTGGGGCCGGTCGCTTCGCTCCTCGACGGCTGGCGCTACGTGGCGCGCCGCCCCGCGGTCTGGATGCTCCTCGCCAGCAACGTCGTCTTCACGTTCCTCTCGATGCCCTTCATGCATCTGCTTCCGGGATTCGTGAAGGGCGTGTTGGGGGGTGGGCCGGAGATGCTCGGCGCGATGATGAGCACGCTGAGTCTGGGCGCCCTCGCGTTGACGCTTCGAATCGCGTCGATGCGCGCCCGGAACCGCGGGCGAACGGTCCTGTTCGGAAACGCCGCGCTCGGGCTGGTCTTCGTCGCCTTCGCCTTCGCGGAGAGCGTCTGGCTGAGCTTCCCGCTCCTCTTCTGCATCGGTGCCGGCCAGTCCCTCCGAAATTCGCTCTCGAACGTCCTTTCCCAGACCTATGTGGACGATGCCTTTCGCGGGCGTGTGATGGCGCTCGTCGCGATGCAGATGAACGCGGCGCAGCTCGGCACCTTCGCGATCGGCATGGCCTCGGAAGCGCTCGGCGCTCGGGTCGCATTCGCCGGCATGGGCGTCGCCCTGCTCCTCATGAGCCTCTGGTTCTCGCTCTGGTTCGTGCCGATGCGAAGTCTCCACTGAAGACGTCCGGCCGGTCATCCGGTCCGTTAGTATTGGAGCACCGAAGAGTCCCCGCGGAGAGTTCCTCGAGACCAGGGAAGAATGCATGAGCACATCCGAAGAACCCCGTCTCGCCTTCCGACACGTCGAGGAGGAAGACTGGTACGAAGTGAAGGCCCAGATGCACGGGGACAAGCGGGTCTCCGTCTGGGAGAAGTACCTGGAGTGGACGCCGGACCGGCTGTGTCTGTACGCGCGCTACGACCCGGGCATGGTGATCGAACGTCACGGACACATGAGCGACCACATCGTCTACGTCCTCGAGGGCGAGATCGTGATCGGTGACCAGCGATGCACGAAGGGCATGCACGTGACGCTGGAGAAGGGAGCGATGTTCGGCCCGATCATCGGCGGCCCGGAGGGCGCGCTGCTCTACGAGATCATGATGGGCGATCCGCGCGCCGTTCCGGAGGACAAGGAGGCACACGAAGCCTTCTGCAAGGAACGTGGGATCGAGCTCTTGCCGAACCCGCCGCTCGAGTTCCCGGACTGGGTCGGCGAGAGGATGGACTGATGCGCGCTTCGCGCGTGGGTCGACCGCGAAGACGAGGACCCGCCTCGTGACCGAATTGCTCCCCTCGAAGATCGACGCGAGCGAATGGCCCGAGCTCAGCTATCGGCTCGGTCTGACCGACGGACTGCCGACCTTCCCGCCCGAACGAAAGGTCGTCGACGCTTTGGTCGAAGGTTCGGGCCTCCCGGCCGACCACGAAGTCGGTGAGATCCCGCCGCGACGACGAAGCGCGAACGTCGAAGCGATCGCGGCCAACGCCGCGATGGCCGGTTGCCGACCGGAGCACATGCCGGTCGTGCTCCGGGCGATCGAGGCGATGCTCGAGCCGCGCTTCAATCTGGCGGGCGTCGTGACGACGACCCACCCGTGCTGGCCACTCGTCCTCGTGTCCGGGCCCGTCGTGAACGCGCTCGAGATGGCGACGGGCGAGTCGGTCTGGAACGGCGGCGGCGCGCGCGCCAACCTCGCGATCGGCCGCGCCATCCGGCTCGTGCTCTGGAACCTGGGCGGGGCCTATCCGCGGGAGCCGGTCCAGGAGATCATGGGCCATCCGGGGCGGATGGCGTTCTGCCTGCCCGAAGAACCCGGGAACACGCCGTGGCCACGCTTCCACGAGACCCGCGGCTTCGACCACGACGAGAGCGCCGTCACGGTCTTCGCCTGCGAGTCCCCGCAGATCGCGAATCTCTGGGGCGTCGCGACGCCGGACGAGGGAAGCGTCGGCGAGCGTTGGCTCGAGCTCGTCGCGGACCAGATGAGCGCGCGGGGCAACTCGAACACGCACACGATGGGCGAGATCCTCGTCGTCTTCAGCCCGTCGATGGCGCGGACCCTCGCGAACGAAGGCTTCACCCGCGAGCGCGTCCAGAAAGCCCTCTGGCAGACCGCGCGCCGGCGGCTCGGCGACATTCGCGTCGAGGCGGACGGTCGCCCGGCGGTCTCCGAACGCGCTCACTACGACTGGTGGCCCGACTGGGTGGACCAGCAGGATCCGGAGTCCCGTGTCCCGGTCACGGCGTCGCCCGACGCGATCCACGTCGTCGTGAGCGGCGCCGACAGCATCCCCTGCGCGTCCGTCTGCCCATCCTGGGGACATCTCGGCGGCTTCGCGATCACGCGTTCGCTCGATACGGACTAGACTGAATCGAACAGGAGGAACGCCATGATCGAGCTCGTCGACCCCCGCGGCGCCATGCCGGAACGTTCGAAGTCGCTCGCGCGCCGAGTCGGCTCGCCCGAGGCGCTGCGCCGAGTCGGCTTCCTCAGCAATGAGCCCGAGCACATGACCGGCCCGCACTTCCCGGGCTATACCCGCGTCCTCGAGCGGGCGCTCCGCGAACGGCTCGGCATCCGCGACTTCCACCTCGAGATCAAGCCGGTCCTGTCCCGGCCCGCCGAGGCGGAGATGATCGAGCGCTTCAGCGGCTTCGACGGGGTGATCAACGGCCTCGCCAAATGAGGCTCCTGCACGTCGGGCAGTCTGCTCGACGCGGTCCACCTGGAGAGGCAGGGCACCCCCACCCTGACCTTCGTGACGGAGCCCTTCGCCCACGCGGCGCGTACCCACGCGAAGATGCACGGCCTCCCCGACCTGCCGCTGATCGTCGTGCCGTCGGACTACCTCGATCGATCGGATGAGGCGGTCGCGGAGAAGCTCGCGCCGCTGATCGACGAAGTAGTGGCTTCTCTGTCGCAGGACCCCGCCTAGCGCCGCGACCGGGTGAACGACTTCAGAGCCGCGCACGCCCCGCCGCGAGCCAGTCCGTCTCGGACCAGACGTCGTGGTTCTCACCCCAGAGAACGCATCCCGCGCCATCCCAGCGCACGAGGTTCAAAACGGCGTAGACGCCATTCCCGGCATTCGACGCCATGGTGTTCACGCACGTCCCCGTGACCTCGAGCCGCCGCCCCGCCGCGTCTTCCGCTTCGAGCCGGGCGGCCACGGGCATCCCGTCGCGAAGCGTGGTCTCGCGAACGCCGTCGACGAGCGCGGCCTCCACACCGTCTCGGAGCAGATAGCCGTGGGTGACGGCTTCCCGTCCGTCGTCGTCGGGCCGGATGTAGGCGAAGAACGCGTGCCCCTCGCCGGTCGCGTAGGCGTTGCCGAGGCGCAGCCGCTCGGGCATGTGGCGCGGTCCCCAGGACCGGTCCCGGATGGTGTGGCTGTCGACCTCGACGTCCCGTCCGTGGAGCGACAGACGGCCAGTGGCCCGCCCGGATTGCTCGAAGTGCCCCGCGAACATGCCCGGCGACGCCTCTGGCGGAACGGGGTTCGGCGGCATCATCGCTTCGAAGGTGAGATCGAGGGACGAGTGCGGCCCTTCGTGGCGGAGCGCATAGCGCGTGAGCGGCGACAGGCATTCGATCTGGAGCCGGCCCTCGACGTCCAGTCGAAGCAGATCCGGTTCGCCGTCGAGCGAGACCGTCATCCGGTCTCCGAAGAGCCCCTGCGAGTCCCCCGTCCAGCCCGCGACCGTCGCCTCGAGCTCTCCCAGGTTCGGACTGACGCGAACACGAACCGACGCCGAGAGCGACTCCTCGGGGAGGAAGAACGGAAACCACATCGTCTCGATCCAGGACGGATCATCGGACGCCGGCCGATGAAAGGCATCGTCCGTCGCCGTCACGACCAGCGCGGGATCCCGACCGATCATCGCGTCACCAGCGGCTGGGGCAGACGCCCGAAGAGAGGGCCGAGGAGCGCCTTCCGCGTCTCGGCGAGTCGATGCATCCGCTTCGCGTAGAAGCGCGCCAGATCGGCGACGCGCTCGTCCGGAAGGGGCTCACCCGAACCCGACACCCCGCGGAGCACCGCGTCGATCGCCGGCGCGTCCTGGAACGACTCGGGATCACGTCCCAGGAGCGCGGCGATCGCCTCGCGCTCCTCCGCGAGCCCATCCTCCGCGGAAGACGGCGGCGCGGGTCGTGCGATCCCGAGGTTGTCGCAGAGGACGAGCGCCGCCGCGCGGACCAGCAGCGTCTGGTACATGGTCATCTCCTCCACGTCGGTGGCCGCCGTCGGATGCGCCAGTCCGAGCCCGATCATCAAGCTGTTCCGAACGAGGACCAGCGCGCGGTAGTAGTGGACCCGCGCGAGGTCGACGGGACGTCCCGAGGCCTTCGCGTACTCCTCGAAGCGAAGCGTGAGGTCTCCGATCGGCGTCGCCATGTCGCGAATCGCGACCGCCGCCAGGTCCTCCATCGGATCACCGAAATGCGCGACCTCCCAGTCGACGATCCCGGTCACCCGCCCCTTCTCGTAGAGGAAGTTGCCCGGTCCCATGTCGCTGTGGACGAGGGAATAGCGATCGACAGAGGTCGGCACGTTCGCCCCGAGCCAATCGAGCGCGAACGAATAGAAGGGGTCGGCGGTCTCCCCGAGCGCCGCCGCGGCCCCTCGCGCCTGCGCGATCGTCCCCCGCGCGCAGTCTTCGGGTGCGGCCGGGAGCGTGAGGTGCGGGATGTCGAGCGTGTTCGGATCGAGACCGTGGAGCTTCGCCGTGAGGGCCATCAGATCCGCGGCGGCTTCTTCTTGAAGCGCCTTCGGCTGGTCCGGCGCGGGAAAATCCGATCGGCCGGGAAGCCGCGAGAGCAGGATCGCCGCGTGCGCGTCGTTCGTAGCGACCACCTCGGGAACGGGGACCCCGCTTCCCGCGAGGGCCCTGAGCACGACCGAATCCCGCGCGCTCCCGCCGCCCTCCCGCTTGTCCTGGAGGAGGAAGAGCGGCCGCGGCGCTCCGTCGACTTCGACGTCGACGTTCCACGCCGATCGGCTCGCACCCTCGTGGTGCGAAACGCTCGCCACCACCGTGCCCGCGGTCACCCGCTCGACCCATCCACGCAGGTCGTCCGCCAGCGGGATCGAGTCCGTCGGACTCACTCGCCGGACTCGACGACGGGAAAGAGCCGGACGATCCCCTCCGGACCGACGTCGACTTCCTGATCGACGACGACCGTCGGCGATCCCTCGATGTCCATGAAGCTCTCGAGGTCTGTCCAATGGGCCCGGCCGCGTTCGGTCTCTTCGTAGAACTGCGACGTCGCGGCGAGGCTCTCGGCGTCGGGCCAGTGGTTCTCGGCGATTCCCACGTAGGGCGTCGGGCCCTGGATCAGGAGGAGCCGGTTCTTCGTGATGTAGGGGTGGTCGACCAGATCGAAGTCCCGGGTGTGTTCGGCCCAGCGCTCGAAGAACGCCTCGTCGGTCCAGCCCTCGCGCTTCTTGACGAACGTGAACGTGATCATGTCCCACTCCTCGGCTTATGGGCGTCGCTCCGCCCTGGTCATCCTAGACGGGCGGAGACTCGCCTACAATCTCCGCGCGCGTTCGACGCGCGTCGATCGGGAGAGCCATGCCGGACCGCCGCTACACCCTCGAAGAGATGCAGGATCGCTTCGCCATCATGGACC encodes:
- a CDS encoding MBOAT family protein — protein: MLFQSFEYLVFLAAILSVWWRLPRRGQNALLLLAGGIFYGWIHPWFLMLLATSTLTDYACGLGLSRGGTGRRRWLALSLTVNLGMLGYFKYRDFFLENVLALGLGFSEPTLRFILPVGISFYTFQTLAYTIDVYRGRLEPHRDLLDYAVYVSFFPQLVAGPIERAQRLLPQVANERRFDAVAVREGILLMVWGFFKKLVIADNVSITVDRIFSLNDPSWPLLWVGVLGFGVQIFADFSAYTDIARGTARLMGFELAENFRHPYLARGPSEFWRRWHITLSTWFRDYVYIPLGGNRRRHGINLLIVFLVSGLWHGASWNFVIWGAYWGVLLLLAQRLPSPPRWAAPLQILGTFALTHVGWLIFRESDGDWLWRLLTLDPMAAPEADWRFAGFLLVHVLVCATPLVIQTTLDVVSRARLGERWEERTLPWRALGASLLFLGILTLRSSRGPDFIYFQF
- a CDS encoding cytochrome P450 encodes the protein MDHAIDLHDHRQTQNMGPLLARWRRDSPVVRLDGGQVYVARMADCWTVLRDPFTFANGNGFKAVEMPDEERMLGEMDPPRHPVLRRILRGSFDKHAVEAARPFVRREATRLLLDWEPDSQRDLISTFTDRISNLSSFHLVGFPVEDTDRIVAWARELLHSEWTSMNRTERGEGLAGAFPEFADYLDELVDSHRGRNDDPSFLTRLARSRHHGEPLSPTVLRTLAAHIVLGGISTTTNLLGSILYRLLREPDLHATLRRRPELVPAAVEESLRLDPPVLFVMRVCRKPALIADVPIEEGDSVLVGIASANRDEAVFPDPDTYRLDRGLPRHISFSGGAHHCIGAAVARLVAQEVTLAFVECFAPGDVALAPDFTFEGVPVFLEYGPERLDAIRAGTSRSAGPEA
- a CDS encoding MFS transporter, which translates into the protein MRSAPASDPPETHDRVRTFDSLSDLGFRWFFIASLGVFGATNSLILVRGYLVFEITDSYAALGGLGLAGVVPGILATLYGGVVADRWPKFRIVQIGQSLMAAFAFGIGTLLYLDRLEFWHLLVSTFAQGGIFGMLAPAWQSIIPEIMSPNRLMNAAALNMGGMNVVRLVMPAAAGVALGVTETEFVYFAISGLFVLSVVALARAHRATEGVRREREAATRSTGDDSVGPVASLLDGWRYVARRPAVWMLLASNVVFTFLSMPFMHLLPGFVKGVLGGGPEMLGAMMSTLSLGALALTLRIASMRARNRGRTVLFGNAALGLVFVAFAFAESVWLSFPLLFCIGAGQSLRNSLSNVLSQTYVDDAFRGRVMALVAMQMNAAQLGTFAIGMASEALGARVAFAGMGVALLLMSLWFSLWFVPMRSLH
- a CDS encoding phosphotransferase encodes the protein MSPTDSIPLADDLRGWVERVTAGTVVASVSHHEGASRSAWNVDVEVDGAPRPLFLLQDKREGGGSARDSVVLRALAGSGVPVPEVVATNDAHAAILLSRLPGRSDFPAPDQPKALQEEAAADLMALTAKLHGLDPNTLDIPHLTLPAAPEDCARGTIAQARGAAAALGETADPFYSFALDWLGANVPTSVDRYSLVHSDMGPGNFLYEKGRVTGIVDWEVAHFGDPMEDLAAVAIRDMATPIGDLTLRFEEYAKASGRPVDLARVHYYRALVLVRNSLMIGLGLAHPTAATDVEEMTMYQTLLVRAAALVLCDNLGIARPAPPSSAEDGLAEEREAIAALLGRDPESFQDAPAIDAVLRGVSGSGEPLPDERVADLARFYAKRMHRLAETRKALLGPLFGRLPQPLVTR